One Cenarchaeum symbiont of Oopsacas minuta DNA segment encodes these proteins:
- a CDS encoding ribosomal protein S3: protein MSAMKNVIKNNYQTMLLRDYLREAIKNAGFSHADISKTPTGTKVALHVTRPGIVIGRKGTGIRELTEKVANDFEFKNPQITVVEITKPDLSPSVMCNRMASHLERGTAFRRATMWTMQQIMDGGAMGVQITISGKLRGDRSAFEKHTAGILPRAGHHANVIVDEDIAHVKTPMGLIGIRIRIAKKEKLVPEFEMKKKSTEKTKVNKPQVDLKEITELSQISDKKAHMTEEEQVKKDAKMIESEDGL, encoded by the coding sequence ATGTCTGCAATGAAAAATGTCATAAAAAATAATTATCAAACAATGTTATTACGTGATTATCTACGTGAAGCCATAAAAAACGCAGGATTCTCACATGCTGACATCTCAAAGACACCCACTGGAACAAAAGTCGCCTTGCATGTTACAAGACCAGGTATCGTTATAGGAAGAAAAGGCACTGGAATACGTGAATTAACTGAAAAGGTAGCAAATGATTTTGAATTCAAAAACCCACAGATTACAGTAGTAGAGATAACAAAACCAGACTTGTCTCCAAGTGTTATGTGTAATCGTATGGCATCCCATTTAGAACGTGGTACAGCTTTTCGTAGAGCTACAATGTGGACAATGCAACAGATAATGGATGGAGGAGCTATGGGAGTACAGATCACAATATCTGGCAAACTCAGAGGTGACAGATCTGCATTTGAAAAACATACTGCAGGCATACTTCCAAGGGCAGGCCATCATGCAAACGTCATAGTTGATGAGGATATTGCCCATGTAAAGACGCCCATGGGTCTTATCGGCATACGTATTCGAATAGCCAAAAAAGAGAAACTAGTTCCAGAATTTGAGATGAAAAAAAAGTCTACAGAAAAAACCAAAGTGAACAAACCGCAAGTAGATCTAAAAGAGATCACTGAACTCTCTCAGATATCCGATAAAAAGGCCCACATGACAGAAGAAGAACAAGTAAAAAAGGACGCAAAGATGATAGAGAGTGAGGACGGATTATAG
- a CDS encoding ribosomal protein L22, translating into MPNYNYAFQNYDPTRHVRASLREKQISHKHAREVAKSIKGLSVEKARDYLNDVIAKKRAIPFRRYKIQVGHRSDPGMMAGRYPEKSATEFSKLLDNLEANAEYKGLDPDRLRIINVTVHKGMVINRFTPRAMGRTSAKNNVLTHVEMVAVER; encoded by the coding sequence ATGCCAAACTACAACTATGCTTTTCAAAATTATGATCCAACGCGTCATGTACGTGCATCTCTTAGAGAGAAACAAATATCCCATAAACATGCACGCGAAGTTGCAAAGAGCATAAAAGGTCTTAGCGTTGAAAAAGCAAGAGATTATCTAAACGATGTAATTGCAAAAAAACGTGCCATACCATTCCGTAGATACAAGATACAGGTAGGGCACAGATCAGATCCTGGAATGATGGCTGGAAGATATCCAGAAAAATCTGCCACCGAATTTTCAAAACTACTTGACAATCTAGAAGCAAACGCAGAATACAAAGGACTTGACCCAGACAGACTTCGCATAATAAATGTGACAGTGCATAAAGGTATGGTGATAAACAGATTTACGCCAAGAGCCATGGGGAGAACATCTGCAAAAAACAACGTGCTCACACATGTGGAAATGGTGGCAGTGGAGAGATAG
- a CDS encoding ribosomal protein S19 — MVKIFNYRGKELEQLQSMPNEDVFELLNSRQRRSLKRGITDGKRKLIKDIKALKSGETKNQIKTHLRDLIILPHMVGVDVNVFSGKEFKTVSITPPMIGHYIGEYVITNKKVSHGAPGVGASRSSLYVPLK, encoded by the coding sequence ATGGTTAAAATATTTAATTATAGGGGAAAAGAATTGGAACAACTTCAATCAATGCCAAATGAAGATGTATTTGAACTCTTAAATTCTAGACAACGACGTTCACTAAAACGTGGTATTACCGATGGAAAACGCAAGCTCATAAAAGACATTAAAGCATTAAAATCTGGCGAGACTAAAAATCAGATAAAGACCCACTTGCGTGACCTTATTATTTTACCACACATGGTCGGTGTTGACGTGAACGTATTTTCAGGTAAAGAATTCAAAACGGTTAGCATTACGCCCCCTATGATTGGTCATTACATAGGCGAGTATGTGATCACAAACAAAAAAGTCTCCCATGGAGCACCTGGCGTAGGTGCATCAAGGTCGAGCCTGTATGTGCCATTAAAGTGA
- a CDS encoding ribosomal protein L23 — protein MNIEEATEIVQMPYNTEKTFAMVESEGKICFLVNRSASKPVIIDAIEVLYGTRPVNVNTARTIYGKKAFVKFASTEKARDLATKIGML, from the coding sequence ATGAATATAGAAGAAGCCACCGAGATCGTACAAATGCCATACAATACTGAAAAAACATTCGCAATGGTGGAAAGTGAGGGCAAGATCTGCTTTTTGGTTAATAGATCTGCCTCAAAGCCAGTAATAATAGATGCAATTGAGGTTTTATACGGAACACGACCTGTCAACGTCAATACTGCTCGAACTATATACGGTAAAAAGGCATTTGTAAAATTTGCTAGCACTGAAAAGGCAAGAGATTTGGCCACAAAAATAGGAATGCTATAA
- a CDS encoding ribosomal protein L4, with the protein MTEVYSINGEKNSNVDLPPVFNTPFRYDLIHKIYTIQNTHTFQPKGTHPTAGMDVSADSLDPPTGHGQSRVARINAGGAGGRGGQGGEVASTRGGRQAHPPNVEKVIHKKSNKKERALALRSAIAATASKERIIHRNHFVGDISQFPIIVQDEIESISKTSDLVALLKSFGISKDIDRLQHRKTRTGKAALRGRTKKTGASILFVAKNSKNLSHASSSIRGIEARDVANLSVLDLAPGGEPARFTIYSESAIADLGKIHSTHIEVMARIK; encoded by the coding sequence ATGACCGAGGTCTATTCCATCAACGGTGAAAAAAATAGTAATGTGGATCTTCCACCTGTGTTCAATACACCATTCAGATATGATCTTATACATAAAATATACACGATACAAAACACACACACGTTTCAACCAAAAGGAACACATCCGACAGCAGGCATGGATGTATCTGCAGATTCACTAGACCCACCTACTGGTCACGGTCAGTCTAGAGTTGCTAGAATTAATGCTGGAGGAGCTGGAGGTCGTGGCGGACAAGGGGGCGAAGTTGCCTCAACAAGAGGTGGGAGACAGGCACACCCACCAAACGTGGAAAAAGTCATACATAAAAAATCAAACAAAAAGGAACGGGCACTAGCTCTACGTTCTGCAATTGCTGCAACTGCATCAAAAGAGAGAATAATACACCGTAACCATTTTGTTGGAGATATCTCTCAATTCCCAATCATCGTACAAGATGAAATAGAGTCCATATCAAAAACAAGTGATCTTGTTGCACTGTTAAAATCATTTGGAATCTCAAAAGACATAGATCGTCTCCAGCACCGTAAAACTAGAACCGGTAAAGCTGCACTTCGTGGTAGGACAAAAAAAACTGGTGCTAGTATATTATTTGTTGCAAAAAATTCAAAAAACCTTTCTCATGCATCTAGTAGCATACGAGGCATAGAAGCAAGAGATGTTGCAAATCTTAGTGTACTAGATCTTGCTCCTGGAGGCGAGCCGGCAAGATTTACCATATATTCAGAGTCTGCAATTGCCGATCTTGGCAAAATACATTCTACACATATTGAGGTCATGGCGAGAATAAAATGA
- a CDS encoding ribosomal protein L3 codes for MYAKDIPKNIAKHISLKNNDDATESAKKILGAIHSIFAIIAISPRDAGLEQKTPYIFETPIIGGDIKNQFDYVYKMLGNQIRIGDVFEIGQTVDAAAITKGKGWQSVITRYGTKRKQHKSRKTVREIGSLGPISPQYVMYTVPRAGQMGFHQRIEYNKRILAIDNSNGESSKINPMGGYKHFGLVKGDYIILKGSVPGTYRRMIKLRSQIRSAPSVVQKPNILEIVV; via the coding sequence GTGTATGCAAAAGACATACCAAAAAATATTGCAAAACATATTTCACTGAAAAACAATGACGATGCTACTGAATCTGCAAAAAAGATACTCGGTGCAATACATAGCATATTTGCAATTATTGCAATCTCTCCACGTGATGCAGGACTCGAACAAAAAACCCCGTATATATTCGAGACACCTATCATCGGAGGCGATATTAAAAATCAATTTGATTATGTTTACAAAATGCTTGGGAATCAGATTCGTATAGGAGATGTATTTGAGATCGGCCAAACAGTTGATGCAGCGGCCATAACAAAAGGTAAAGGTTGGCAAAGCGTCATAACTCGATACGGTACAAAAAGAAAACAACATAAATCTAGAAAAACTGTTAGAGAGATTGGTAGCTTGGGACCAATATCACCACAATATGTCATGTATACAGTTCCAAGGGCAGGTCAAATGGGATTCCATCAGAGAATAGAATACAACAAACGTATACTTGCAATTGATAACTCAAATGGCGAGAGTTCAAAGATAAATCCCATGGGTGGATACAAACACTTTGGATTGGTAAAGGGTGACTATATTATATTAAAGGGATCTGTACCAGGTACATACAGACGTATGATAAAACTACGCTCCCAGATACGAAGTGCTCCATCTGTGGTGCAAAAACCGAATATACTGGAGATTGTGGTATGA
- a CDS encoding ribosomal protein L3, with product MYNSIFGIIVNNFFDKCINVGYSGLDRPSLKGYNGVNNVEKIVRDMGHRRHSQPRRGSLAYLPRGRAKSMEARIRAWPNITSKEPRMMAHVGFKAGCIQVVSIDDRKKTPNHGKQLVSLGTVLATPPITVVGLRGYSKNTMGCMQDLMCMQKTYQKILQNIFH from the coding sequence GTGTATAACTCTATCTTTGGCATAATTGTGAACAATTTCTTTGATAAATGCATCAATGTTGGATATAGTGGGCTTGATCGACCCTCTCTCAAGGGTTATAACGGGGTTAACAACGTTGAGAAAATAGTAAGAGATATGGGTCATCGTAGACATAGTCAACCACGCAGAGGCAGTCTTGCATATCTGCCTAGAGGACGTGCAAAGAGCATGGAAGCACGCATTAGAGCATGGCCAAATATAACATCAAAAGAACCACGTATGATGGCTCACGTTGGATTCAAAGCAGGATGCATACAAGTAGTCAGTATAGACGATCGGAAAAAAACCCCAAACCACGGAAAACAACTTGTCAGTCTTGGAACAGTTTTAGCAACTCCACCAATTACCGTGGTCGGATTGAGGGGGTATTCAAAGAATACTATGGGTTGCATGCAAGATTTGATGTGTATGCAAAAGACATACCAAAAAATATTGCAAAACATATTTCACTGA
- a CDS encoding proteasome subunit alpha has protein sequence MLPAQQGYDRAITVFSPDGRLYQVEYAIETVRRGTIAVGIKSKNGVIIAVEEKSRKLQISENAQKIFQVDDHIGVAAAGYIPDARSQVDNARFFSQSNRLIYDESVQVETVARHLADQCQQFTQYAGVRPFGVSLIIGGIDGNGDAKLYLTDPSGTYIEYDAIAIGSDSGQVTKFLEDKYNSEITSNDACVMAVAAIYISSEDKQESKHIRMAQINVESGKFEIIPESKVAEFAKTAREKFKPES, from the coding sequence TTGCTTCCAGCACAACAAGGTTACGATAGAGCTATTACGGTATTTTCACCTGATGGTCGACTTTATCAGGTGGAATATGCTATAGAGACTGTACGGCGTGGAACAATAGCCGTGGGCATAAAATCAAAAAATGGTGTAATAATTGCAGTCGAGGAAAAATCACGCAAATTGCAGATATCTGAAAATGCCCAGAAAATATTCCAAGTGGATGATCATATAGGAGTGGCAGCTGCAGGTTATATTCCAGATGCGCGAAGTCAAGTGGATAATGCTAGATTCTTCTCTCAAAGTAACAGACTAATCTACGATGAATCAGTACAAGTTGAGACAGTTGCACGACATCTAGCAGATCAATGTCAACAGTTTACTCAATATGCTGGCGTGCGTCCCTTTGGTGTTTCATTAATTATCGGTGGAATTGATGGCAATGGTGATGCAAAATTATATCTAACTGATCCAAGTGGCACGTATATAGAATATGATGCAATCGCAATTGGTTCTGATTCAGGTCAAGTTACAAAATTCTTAGAGGACAAATATAATTCAGAGATTACATCAAATGATGCATGTGTTATGGCAGTTGCTGCAATCTACATATCTAGCGAAGACAAACAAGAATCCAAGCACATTCGTATGGCTCAAATTAATGTGGAGAGTGGTAAATTTGAAATTATACCAGAATCCAAAGTGGCAGAATTTGCAAAAACAGCTCGTGAAAAATTTAAACCAGAAAGCTAA
- a CDS encoding pyridoxamine 5'-phosphate oxidase yields the protein MRILHASPGFGGALSEEQTIDFLTKSCRTLVLGTVDVLGHVNMHPVWYVYDNYRMYVETGKESLKVRNMRSNSSAYYCIDDDDPTKPYVGVRGKATTHIIEDIDIIRPMTIRIVTKYTGGTDNKIAKFILDGVNDGGSVLVEISPSYYSTWDHSTV from the coding sequence TTGAGGATTCTGCATGCAAGTCCAGGGTTTGGTGGTGCATTAAGTGAAGAACAGACAATTGATTTTCTGACCAAATCCTGCCGTACACTTGTACTAGGAACAGTTGATGTATTGGGACATGTAAACATGCATCCAGTATGGTATGTTTACGATAATTATCGCATGTATGTGGAAACAGGCAAGGAATCGTTAAAGGTAAGAAACATGCGTTCAAACTCTAGCGCATATTATTGCATAGATGATGATGATCCAACAAAACCCTATGTAGGTGTTAGAGGTAAAGCCACTACACATATCATAGAGGATATTGACATCATACGTCCAATGACAATACGAATAGTAACAAAGTATACAGGTGGAACTGATAACAAAATTGCAAAATTTATTCTAGATGGAGTCAATGACGGTGGCTCTGTACTAGTGGAGATATCGCCATCATATTATTCGACATGGGATCATTCTACAGTTTAG
- a CDS encoding Snf7 domain-containing protein has protein sequence MPRWKLPQSPSIAQRVAGIVKPQTSLKNRLNMAHSKLGGQISRLEKVHCEFKKKETALFDKIVDAQKRNDRAYAQAYAIELHHLRKTSGMVGDAKLAMEQIQMRLDTMSDLGDIVVTLSPCMAMIKNINSSVGSIMPHMGNSMQDLAGTLNDILGDASMPSTNMMQDQSIGTEAAAILNEAQATLEGQAKYSLPNPPEHAELKSDILQKREAYI, from the coding sequence ATGCCTAGGTGGAAATTACCTCAAAGTCCCAGCATTGCCCAGAGGGTGGCAGGAATTGTAAAACCTCAGACGTCTCTAAAGAATCGCCTAAATATGGCACACTCTAAACTAGGGGGTCAGATATCTAGACTTGAAAAGGTTCATTGTGAGTTTAAGAAAAAGGAGACAGCATTATTTGATAAAATAGTTGATGCTCAGAAAAGAAACGATCGTGCATATGCTCAAGCTTATGCTATAGAATTACACCATTTGAGAAAAACCAGTGGCATGGTTGGAGATGCAAAGCTTGCAATGGAGCAGATACAAATGCGTCTTGACACTATGTCTGATTTGGGAGATATTGTTGTTACACTTAGCCCATGCATGGCAATGATCAAAAATATAAATTCATCTGTGGGTTCTATCATGCCACATATGGGTAATTCTATGCAAGATTTAGCTGGAACATTAAATGATATACTTGGTGATGCATCAATGCCTAGTACAAATATGATGCAAGATCAATCTATTGGAACTGAAGCTGCTGCGATATTAAACGAAGCACAAGCAACACTTGAAGGACAGGCAAAGTACAGCCTTCCAAATCCGCCAGAACATGCAGAATTAAAAAGTGATATTTTACAAAAAAGAGAGGCATACATTTAA
- a CDS encoding Redoxin domain-containing protein, producing MNISGAKTAIILGLAIVIGVAAISIGLGTLDMQVSDTSTSDTPRIDSTESENNIQPQQASIDKSRFKITPKLVGIADYINTSPEDLQNAMKDKVILYDIWTYSCVNCIRTLPYITAWDEKYSDQGLLIIGIHSPEFEFEKETENVKRAVAKYDINYPVVLDNDMETWSAFENRYWPRKYIADHEGYIRYDHIGEGGYKESERKIQELLLERSIAFGMEFEQMNSTVDIDEFVHTNGPTPEIYFGYKLALPNRNYLANSNGFSPNNIVSYVLPTTLTPNSFHMGGDWHNGKDGMSLISESGDIVLPFYAKEVNIVASGNASLSITLDGNVIPEIHAGMDVMDGLVDVSDARLYNIISSPNADEHILKISTSSPGFEIFTFTFG from the coding sequence ATGAATATATCTGGTGCAAAAACTGCAATAATACTTGGATTAGCTATAGTAATTGGTGTAGCGGCTATCAGTATAGGACTTGGGACACTTGATATGCAAGTGTCAGATACAAGTACATCTGATACTCCTCGTATAGATTCAACAGAATCAGAAAATAACATACAACCACAACAAGCAAGTATTGATAAATCTAGATTTAAAATTACGCCTAAACTCGTGGGAATTGCAGACTATATCAACACATCTCCAGAAGATCTACAAAATGCAATGAAAGACAAAGTCATCTTGTATGATATTTGGACATATTCATGTGTAAATTGTATACGTACATTGCCCTACATTACAGCATGGGATGAAAAATATTCTGATCAAGGTCTATTGATAATCGGCATACACTCACCAGAGTTTGAATTTGAGAAAGAAACCGAAAATGTAAAACGTGCAGTGGCAAAATATGACATTAATTACCCTGTTGTACTTGATAATGACATGGAGACATGGTCTGCATTTGAGAATAGATATTGGCCAAGAAAATACATTGCAGATCATGAAGGTTACATACGATATGATCATATCGGCGAAGGAGGATACAAAGAGAGTGAACGCAAAATACAAGAACTGTTGTTAGAACGATCTATTGCATTTGGAATGGAATTTGAACAAATGAATAGCACCGTGGACATTGATGAATTTGTGCATACTAATGGACCTACGCCTGAGATTTACTTTGGATACAAACTTGCACTACCAAATAGAAACTATCTAGCAAATTCCAATGGATTTAGTCCAAATAACATAGTATCCTATGTTCTACCCACCACACTTACTCCAAACTCATTTCATATGGGTGGTGATTGGCATAATGGTAAAGATGGAATGTCATTAATATCTGAGAGTGGAGATATAGTTTTGCCATTTTATGCCAAAGAAGTAAACATAGTTGCTTCTGGTAACGCAAGTCTATCTATTACGTTGGACGGTAATGTAATACCTGAAATACATGCTGGTATGGATGTCATGGATGGCCTAGTTGATGTAAGTGATGCAAGATTGTACAATATTATAAGCTCTCCAAATGCAGATGAACATATACTGAAAATCAGCACTTCTAGTCCAGGTTTTGAAATATTCACATTTACATTTGGTTAA
- a CDS encoding cytochrome c biogenesis protein translates to MAEVSIAVAVVAGLASFVAPCILPVIPAFLAYISGTTISSLSEKTTVQINRSSVILNTVFFVIGFSVVFSILGVVINTVLSDIAGDLIGTLNQIGGIIIISFGVYMILSIKIAKLNMEKKFIPKMSKASYPTSFLFGLAFAAGWTPCVGPVLGTILTLAATTPSTAFHLLLAYSAGLGIPFILMGIFISRATGIVHKLSKHLKYYNILLGGFIIVLGILVFTNQLASIASFGFLNDLVLLG, encoded by the coding sequence ATGGCAGAAGTGAGTATTGCAGTTGCAGTTGTAGCGGGTCTTGCCTCGTTTGTTGCACCATGTATTTTACCTGTAATCCCTGCATTTCTTGCATATATATCGGGCACAACTATCTCTAGCTTGTCTGAAAAAACTACTGTTCAGATAAATCGTTCATCAGTTATACTCAATACTGTGTTTTTTGTCATTGGATTTTCTGTTGTATTTTCTATTCTTGGTGTTGTAATAAATACAGTTCTTTCAGACATTGCTGGAGACCTGATAGGAACCCTCAATCAGATTGGAGGAATAATAATAATATCTTTTGGTGTATATATGATCTTGTCAATTAAAATTGCAAAGTTAAACATGGAAAAAAAATTCATACCAAAGATGTCAAAAGCTAGCTATCCCACATCATTTCTTTTTGGACTAGCATTTGCAGCCGGATGGACGCCATGTGTTGGACCTGTTCTTGGCACAATCCTTACACTTGCAGCCACTACACCATCTACTGCATTTCATCTACTTTTGGCATATTCTGCGGGACTTGGAATTCCTTTCATATTGATGGGAATATTCATTTCTCGTGCTACTGGCATAGTACACAAGCTCTCAAAGCACCTAAAATATTATAATATACTGCTTGGAGGATTTATCATTGTGTTGGGAATATTGGTATTTACAAACCAGCTAGCATCCATAGCGAGCTTTGGGTTTTTGAATGATTTGGTGTTGTTGGGATGA
- a CDS encoding transcriptional regulator AsnC family produces the protein MVKAIILVKSSKKLIAAKLGKIDQIFESFPVSGQFDAVVRVDVEDLIKIKEIATEIQKMVGVERTETMIEVNSN, from the coding sequence ATGGTAAAGGCAATAATTTTAGTAAAATCATCAAAAAAATTAATTGCTGCCAAACTAGGCAAAATTGATCAAATATTTGAGTCATTTCCAGTTAGTGGTCAATTTGATGCAGTAGTTAGAGTAGATGTTGAAGATCTGATCAAAATAAAAGAAATTGCCACAGAGATACAAAAGATGGTTGGCGTCGAACGTACAGAAACAATGATCGAGGTTAATTCTAATTGA
- a CDS encoding Glyoxalase/bleomycin resistance protein/dioxygenase translates to MHITRLGNVILAVKDLDKAVEFYHDVIGLPIKNQRRTWVDLGTTGALISLHPASLTAEHVGSSIDNGITIGFTVGDVTSAVEEIRSKNIPILRDVIERDAGKNAIIQDPDGYLVSLFEPTFKDAAQQAAGGYHGFTPS, encoded by the coding sequence ATGCATATAACACGTCTTGGTAATGTAATACTAGCTGTTAAAGATTTAGACAAAGCCGTAGAATTTTATCATGATGTAATAGGTTTACCAATAAAAAATCAACGTAGGACTTGGGTAGATTTAGGAACGACAGGTGCACTCATTAGTTTACATCCTGCATCACTTACAGCAGAACATGTTGGAAGTTCTATCGATAATGGTATTACCATTGGATTTACTGTTGGAGATGTGACATCTGCTGTTGAAGAAATACGATCAAAAAACATACCCATACTTCGAGATGTAATAGAACGTGATGCAGGAAAAAACGCAATAATACAAGATCCAGATGGTTATCTAGTATCACTTTTTGAACCAACGTTCAAAGATGCCGCACAACAAGCAGCAGGCGGATATCATGGATTTACTCCAAGTTAA
- a CDS encoding Transposase, with translation MKLSKHRRKGEFDRSREMLIRVSMKARKQGIKPWTQSPLGQHGFDPIGTATCLVFKTMNQMSFDKLVDYLKDSPQLLESLYLKKVPSRSALHASFCKIREEFITWMINSISRPGMKGALYGDSTGVAINGQRTWLDAKNGLSSRRDYRKLHIVRAKNGIIVSHMVTDGRRHDVPVFEQMCKKIPQGSGYVILDAAYLSHTICTLIEDGGYIPVIMPKKGVRVKGFDAMGRMLRWHRDDLQGFLKIYRKRSNVESTFSSMKRRLSGTLSARKLDTQRIELGFFVLCHNLHVLATN, from the coding sequence ATGAAATTATCAAAGCACAGACGAAAAGGAGAATTCGATAGATCACGAGAGATGTTGATCAGAGTATCTATGAAAGCAAGAAAACAAGGGATAAAGCCATGGACCCAAAGTCCGTTAGGACAACATGGCTTTGACCCCATCGGAACGGCAACCTGTCTTGTCTTTAAGACAATGAATCAGATGTCATTCGATAAGCTTGTAGATTATCTAAAAGACTCACCACAATTACTAGAATCCCTCTACTTAAAAAAAGTACCTTCAAGATCTGCATTACATGCATCTTTTTGTAAAATTCGAGAAGAATTTATCACATGGATGATAAATTCCATCAGTAGACCTGGTATGAAAGGTGCTTTGTATGGTGATTCTACTGGAGTTGCAATAAACGGTCAACGTACATGGTTGGATGCAAAAAATGGTCTTAGTTCTAGGCGTGATTATCGTAAACTACACATTGTGAGAGCAAAAAATGGGATAATTGTATCACATATGGTTACTGATGGAAGACGTCATGATGTACCTGTATTTGAACAAATGTGTAAAAAGATACCACAAGGTTCAGGATATGTAATACTTGATGCAGCATATCTTTCACATACTATATGCACACTCATTGAAGATGGTGGATATATTCCTGTAATAATGCCAAAAAAAGGTGTTCGTGTAAAAGGATTTGATGCAATGGGCAGGATGCTCCGATGGCATCGTGATGATTTACAAGGATTCTTGAAAATATATCGCAAACGTAGTAATGTAGAATCTACGTTTTCATCTATGAAAAGAAGACTATCTGGTACCTTGAGTGCACGCAAGCTTGATACACAGAGAATTGAATTGGGCTTTTTCGTCTTGTGTCATAATCTTCACGTATTGGCAACGAACTAA
- a CDS encoding Transposase, giving the protein MADSKYVKWGTHLTIQKSKSWKKQVNKGKNGRRFEYSDKLFESLAIIKTYTGISYRACQGIVQTALGSNAPDHTTICRRINALKINTPESPSDQLKDIYLAIDGSGIKLNERGEWIRDKWKIRRGFIKIHFLINVKTRKIVSFTVTTEEKTDSSQFSILLKAASKIAANKCNIVLYGDGAYDTNANFNRCQKLGIKPAIKVRSNSALHAGRYARNDAVREQLGGDKASCIYSK; this is encoded by the coding sequence ATGGCTGATAGCAAATACGTCAAATGGGGCACGCATCTAACCATTCAAAAATCCAAATCTTGGAAAAAACAAGTAAATAAAGGAAAGAATGGAAGGCGATTTGAGTATTCTGATAAACTATTTGAGAGTCTTGCAATAATCAAAACATACACGGGTATCTCATATAGAGCGTGTCAAGGAATTGTACAGACTGCTCTAGGTTCAAATGCTCCAGATCATACCACAATATGTCGCAGAATAAATGCACTAAAAATAAATACACCTGAAAGTCCATCTGATCAGTTAAAAGATATCTATCTTGCAATAGATGGTAGTGGCATAAAACTAAATGAGCGTGGTGAATGGATACGTGACAAATGGAAGATACGGCGTGGATTTATCAAGATACATTTTCTCATAAATGTTAAAACTCGTAAAATTGTCTCTTTTACAGTTACCACAGAGGAGAAAACAGACAGCTCGCAATTCTCTATCTTGTTAAAGGCAGCATCCAAGATAGCTGCGAACAAATGCAATATCGTATTGTATGGAGATGGTGCGTATGATACAAACGCCAATTTTAACCGCTGCCAAAAGCTTGGCATTAAACCTGCGATAAAGGTTCGATCAAATTCTGCACTTCATGCTGGTCGTTATGCACGTAACGATGCGGTCCGTGAGCAGCTTGGAGGAGATAAAGCATCTTGCATTTACTCCAAATGA
- a CDS encoding Transposase: protein MEEIKHLAFTPNDAMLKNQAEWKKRVKYGQRWIIEVVFSAFKRVFGDSVMSRKWDHIVQELRLKVWVYNMFCDAGLSTP, encoded by the coding sequence TTGGAGGAGATAAAGCATCTTGCATTTACTCCAAATGATGCAATGTTAAAAAACCAAGCAGAGTGGAAAAAACGTGTTAAATATGGTCAACGTTGGATAATTGAGGTAGTGTTTTCTGCATTTAAGAGAGTATTTGGGGATTCTGTCATGTCAAGAAAATGGGATCACATTGTGCAAGAGCTTCGATTAAAGGTATGGGTTTACAACATGTTTTGTGATGCGGGTTTGAGTACACCTTGA